Proteins from one Mus pahari chromosome 18, PAHARI_EIJ_v1.1, whole genome shotgun sequence genomic window:
- the LOC110335640 gene encoding olfactory receptor 2H2, with the protein MVNQSSPVGFLLLGFSEHPHLEKVLFVVVLCSYLLTLLGNTLILLLSILDPRLHSPMYFFLSNLSFLDLCFTTTCVPQMLFNLWGPSKTISFLGCFVQLFIFLSLGTTECILLAVMAFDRYVAVCQPLHYATIIHPRLCCQLAAVAWTIGLVESLVQTPSTLRLPFCPHRQVDDFVCEVPALIRLSCGDTTYNEIQMAVASVFILVVPLSLILVSYGAIARAVLRISSAKGRRKAFGTCSSHLIVVTLFYSSVIAVYLQPKNPYARERGKFFGLFYAVGTPSLNPLIYTLRNKEVKRAFRRLLWKEVKPS; encoded by the coding sequence ATGGTCAACCAGAGCTCCCCTGTGGGCTTCCTCCTGCTGGGCTTCTCTGAACACCCACACCTGGAAAAGGTTCTCTTCGTGGTTGTCTTGTGCTCCTACCTCCTCACCCTCCTAGGAAACACACTCATCCTCCTGCTGTCCATCCTGGACCCCAGGCTCCACTCTccaatgtacttcttcctctctaACCTCTCCTTCTTGGACCTCTGCTTCACCACAACCTGTGTCCCCCAGATGCTGTTCAACCTCTGGGGCCCCTCAAAGACCATCAGCTTCCTGGGATGTTTTGTCCAGCTCTTCATCTTCTTATCTCTGGGGACGACAGAGTGCATCCTGCTAGCAGTGATGGCCTTTGACCGCTATGTGGCTGTGTGCCAGCCCCTGCACTATGCCACCATCATCCACCCCCGCCTGTGTTGCCAGCTGGCAGCTGTGGCCTGGACGATTGGCCTAGTGGAGTCACTGGTTCAGACGCCATCCACTCTGCGCCTGCCCTTCTGTCCCCACCGTCAGGTTGACGACTTCGTGTGTGAGGTCCCTGCTTTGATTCGACTGTCCTGTGGGGacaccacctataatgagatccaGATGGCGGTTGCCAGTGTCTTCATCTTGGTTGTGCCTCTGAGCCTCATCCTGGTCTCTTATGGTGCCATTGCCAGGGCAGTGCTGAGAATAAGCTCTGCAAAGGGGCGCAGGAAAGCTTTTGGGACCTGCTCATCCCACCTCATTGTGGTCACTCTCTTCTACAGCTCAGTCATTGCTGTTTATCTGCAGCCCAAAAATCCTTATGCCCGAGAGAGGGGTAAGTTCTTTGGTCTCTTCTATGCTGTGGGAACTCCTTCTCTTAACCCTCTCATATATACCCTAAGGAACAAGGAAGTAAAGAGGGCATTCAGGAGGCTGCTCTGGAAGGAAGTGAAGCCCAGCTGA